The following proteins are encoded in a genomic region of Mycolicibacterium rutilum:
- the thiE gene encoding thiamine phosphate synthase — MHKPRERLASASLYLCTDARRERGDLAEFVDAALAGGVDIVQLRDKGSPGEQRFGPLEARQELDALEVLADAARRHGALLAVNDRADIALAAGADVLHLGQDDLPLSVARGIVGAEPVIGRSTHDAAQVDAAVAEAVDYFCVGPCWPTPTKPGRPAPGLDLVRYAAGLHTDKPWFAIGGVDAQRLPEVLAAGARRVVVVRAITAADDPRAAGQQLKDALTTDG, encoded by the coding sequence GTGCACAAACCTCGGGAACGCCTGGCCTCCGCATCGCTGTACCTGTGCACCGACGCCCGCCGCGAGCGCGGTGACCTGGCTGAATTCGTCGACGCGGCGTTGGCCGGCGGCGTGGACATCGTCCAGCTGCGCGACAAGGGTTCGCCCGGCGAGCAGCGGTTCGGGCCGCTGGAGGCCCGCCAGGAACTCGACGCGCTCGAGGTGCTGGCTGACGCCGCACGACGGCACGGCGCGCTGCTGGCCGTCAACGACCGCGCCGATATCGCGCTGGCCGCCGGCGCCGACGTCCTGCACCTGGGCCAGGACGACCTGCCGCTGTCCGTCGCGCGCGGCATCGTCGGAGCCGAGCCGGTGATCGGCCGGTCCACGCACGACGCCGCGCAGGTGGATGCCGCGGTCGCCGAAGCCGTCGACTATTTCTGTGTCGGTCCGTGCTGGCCGACCCCGACCAAACCGGGCCGCCCCGCTCCCGGCCTCGACCTGGTCCGCTACGCCGCCGGACTGCACACCGACAAGCCGTGGTTCGCGATCGGCGGCGTCGACGCCCAGCGGCTCCCGGAGGTGCTGGCCGCGGGCGCGCGCCGCGTCGTCGTGGTGCGGGCGATCACGGCGGCCGACGATCCGCGGGCGGCCGGGCAGCAGCTGAAGGACGCGCTTACGACTGACGGTTGA
- a CDS encoding NUDIX hydrolase, translating into MRGDGDGWVVSDSRQAFWGRFGAAGLMLRAPGHNGAPAVLLQHRAAWSHQGGTWGLPGGARDSHETAEQAAIREAHEEAGLAEDQVTVRKVVVTKEVVASDGARWSYTTVIADAPEMLATVPNRESAELRWVSVDEVAELPLHPGFAASWQLLRQESAAIPLLVNRQS; encoded by the coding sequence GTGCGTGGCGATGGTGACGGCTGGGTGGTGTCCGACAGCCGTCAGGCTTTCTGGGGACGGTTCGGGGCGGCGGGGCTGATGTTGCGGGCGCCGGGCCACAACGGTGCGCCGGCCGTGCTGCTGCAGCACCGGGCGGCGTGGAGTCATCAGGGCGGCACCTGGGGACTGCCGGGCGGCGCGCGGGACAGCCACGAGACGGCCGAACAGGCCGCGATCCGGGAGGCCCACGAGGAGGCCGGCCTGGCCGAGGACCAGGTGACGGTCCGCAAAGTCGTGGTGACCAAGGAGGTCGTCGCGTCCGACGGCGCGCGCTGGAGCTACACGACCGTGATCGCAGACGCGCCCGAGATGCTGGCCACCGTGCCCAACCGCGAGAGCGCCGAACTGCGCTGGGTCTCGGTCGACGAGGTCGCCGAGCTGCCGCTGCATCCGGGGTTCGCCGCGAGCTGGCAGCTGTTGCGGCAGGAGTCCGCCGCGATCCCGCTGCTGGTCAACCGTCAGTCGTAA
- the glnX gene encoding protein kinase G-activating protein GlnX translates to MTVELAHPSTEPLASRSPSTPAHPRWWFLWTTPGRILTIGVVLSALVIASAFATSTTINDRQQALTTVLNHTEPLAFAAGQLYTTLSVADAAAATAFIAGAEPRDVRQRYEQAITDASVAVTRASSGLTDEDLVQLLGRVNAQLSVYTGLVETARTNNRSGNPVGSSYLSEASALMQSQILPGAQRLYELTSARVDAETTASTRIPGPVILVVLATLLFGAFASRWLARRTRRRINIGFVAGGLAVLIMLIWVGTALIISTADSRSAKGTAAESLKTVTNLAITAQQARADETLSLIRRGDETVRKQSYYQRIDMMQQQLSDYLAREDAIDKTDLADAEELLRRWRAADDRINAYIGVGNYQAATQVALGTGEDDSTPAFNKLDAALSKGIEESRTQLRNDIVNAHRVLSGATVGAAVLSVVAAIAVALGLWPRLSEYR, encoded by the coding sequence GTGACTGTGGAGTTGGCGCACCCGTCGACGGAGCCGCTCGCATCGCGGTCACCGAGCACCCCGGCGCACCCGCGCTGGTGGTTCCTGTGGACGACGCCCGGCCGCATCCTGACGATCGGTGTGGTGCTGTCGGCGCTGGTCATTGCCAGCGCGTTCGCCACCTCGACCACGATCAACGACCGCCAGCAGGCGCTGACCACGGTGCTCAACCACACCGAGCCGCTGGCGTTCGCCGCCGGCCAGCTGTACACGACATTGTCGGTCGCCGACGCCGCCGCGGCGACGGCGTTCATCGCCGGCGCCGAACCCCGCGACGTCCGGCAACGCTACGAACAGGCCATCACCGACGCGTCGGTCGCCGTCACCCGCGCGTCCAGCGGACTCACCGACGAGGACCTCGTCCAGTTGCTGGGCCGGGTCAACGCCCAGCTGTCGGTCTACACCGGGTTGGTCGAGACCGCGCGCACCAACAACCGTTCCGGCAACCCTGTCGGTTCGTCGTACCTGTCCGAGGCGTCGGCGTTGATGCAGAGCCAGATCCTGCCCGGCGCACAGCGGCTCTACGAGCTGACCTCCGCGCGGGTGGACGCCGAAACCACGGCGTCGACCCGCATCCCCGGCCCGGTGATCCTGGTCGTGCTGGCGACGCTGTTGTTCGGGGCGTTCGCCAGCCGCTGGCTGGCCCGGCGCACCCGCAGACGGATCAACATCGGTTTCGTCGCCGGTGGGCTGGCGGTGCTGATCATGCTGATCTGGGTCGGCACCGCGCTGATCATCTCGACCGCCGACAGCCGCAGCGCCAAGGGCACCGCCGCCGAATCGCTCAAGACCGTCACCAACCTGGCGATCACCGCGCAGCAGGCGCGCGCCGACGAGACGCTGTCGCTGATCCGCCGCGGTGACGAGACGGTGCGCAAGCAGTCCTACTACCAGCGCATCGACATGATGCAGCAGCAGCTGTCGGACTACCTGGCGCGCGAGGATGCGATCGACAAAACCGACCTCGCCGACGCCGAGGAACTGTTGCGGCGGTGGCGCGCGGCCGACGACCGGATCAACGCCTACATCGGCGTCGGCAACTATCAGGCCGCCACACAGGTGGCGCTGGGCACCGGTGAGGACGACTCCACGCCGGCGTTCAACAAGCTCGACGCGGCGCTGAGCAAGGGTATTGAGGAAAGCCGCACGCAGCTGCGCAACGACATCGTCAATGCGCACCGCGTGCTGTCTGGCGCGACGGTGGGCGCCGCGGTGCTCAGCGTGGTGGCGGCGATCGCGGTGGCGCTGGGGTTGTGGCCGAGGCTGAGTGAGTACAGGTGA
- a CDS encoding glutamate ABC transporter substrate-binding protein, whose protein sequence is MRLFGILLTAALLLTGCTQAASMTSTPGVTLAPPTPAGMEEIAPEPVRVPEEATEDCNRTESLRPFPTKAQADRAVENIRTRGRLIVGLDIGSNLFSFRDPITGQITGFDVDIAGEIARDIFGTPSQVEYRIMSSADRIAALQNNQVDVVVKTMTITCERKKHVGFSTVYLTANQRILAQRDSTIRQATDLSGRRVCVAKGTTSLQRIQQITPPPIIVGVVTWADCLVALQQRQVEAVSTDDSILAGLVSQDPYLHIVGPSLNEEPYGIGVNLQNTGLVRFVNGTLERIRRDGTWNTLYRKWLTVLGPAPAPPVARYSD, encoded by the coding sequence ATGAGGCTTTTCGGGATCCTGCTTACCGCGGCGCTGCTGTTGACCGGGTGCACGCAGGCGGCGTCGATGACGTCGACGCCCGGCGTCACGTTGGCGCCGCCGACCCCGGCGGGGATGGAGGAGATCGCGCCGGAGCCGGTGCGGGTCCCCGAGGAGGCCACCGAGGACTGCAACCGCACGGAGAGCTTGCGCCCGTTCCCGACCAAGGCCCAGGCCGACAGGGCAGTCGAGAACATCCGGACCCGGGGCCGGCTGATCGTCGGGTTGGACATCGGCAGCAACCTGTTCTCGTTCCGCGATCCGATCACCGGTCAGATCACCGGCTTCGACGTCGACATCGCCGGTGAGATCGCCCGCGACATCTTCGGCACCCCGTCGCAGGTCGAGTATCGGATCATGTCGTCGGCCGACCGGATCGCCGCGCTGCAGAACAACCAGGTGGACGTCGTCGTCAAGACCATGACCATCACCTGCGAGCGCAAGAAGCACGTCGGGTTCTCCACGGTGTACCTGACCGCCAATCAACGCATCCTGGCCCAGCGCGACTCGACGATCCGGCAGGCCACCGATCTGTCGGGCCGGCGGGTGTGTGTCGCCAAGGGCACCACGTCGCTGCAGCGGATCCAGCAGATCACCCCGCCGCCGATCATCGTCGGTGTGGTGACGTGGGCCGACTGCCTGGTGGCGTTGCAGCAGCGCCAGGTCGAGGCGGTCAGCACCGACGACTCCATCCTGGCCGGGCTGGTGTCCCAGGATCCGTATCTACACATCGTCGGGCCGAGCCTCAACGAGGAGCCGTACGGCATCGGGGTGAACTTGCAGAACACGGGCCTGGTGCGGTTCGTCAACGGCACGCTCGAGCGGATCCGCCGCGACGGCACGTGGAACACGTTGTACCGCAAGTGGCTCACGGTGCTCGGCCCGGCGCCCGCGCCCCCGGTCGCGAGGTATTCGGACTGA
- a CDS encoding serine/threonine-protein kinase PknG, producing MAGIEEFDDEGPGTQPASFDDMGMDSVSTVRPMATQAVFRPQFDDDDDGMSAGTGDTEPQDHSTTTRALSRTRRLGGGLVEIPRVPAKDPLEALMTNPVVAESKRFCWNCGRPVGRSHGGAPAQSEGECPHCGSPYSFLPQLNPGDMVADQYEIKGCIAHGGLGWVYLAFDHNVNERPVVLKGLVHSGDAEAQKIAMAERQFLAEVTHPGIVKIYNFVEHADKHGNPVGYIVMEYVGGTSLKQAKGEKLPVAQAIGYMLEILPSMGYLHSIGLTYNDLKPENIMITEEQLKLIDLGAVSTINSFGYLYGTPGYQAPEIVRTGPTVATDIYTVGRTLASLTLKLRTRKGRYVDGLPEDDPVLAEYDSFGRVLRRAIDPDPRRRFGSADEMSGQLLGVLREVVAKDTGSPKPGLSTVFSPTRSTFGIDLLVAHTDVYLDGQVHSERLTAQEIVKALPVPLVDPTDVGAPVLSASVVSQPVQTLDQLRAARHGALDSEGIDLSNSVELPLMEVRALLDLGDVAKATRKLEDLAERAGWAWRMVWFKAVSELLTADYDSATKHFTEVLDTMPGELAPKLALAATAELAGAADAGKFYNTVWSTDNGVISAGFGLARAQSAAGERDAAVKTLDKVPAMSRHFTTARLTSAVTLLSGRSSSEITEQQIRDAARRVEALPDTEPRVLQIRALVLGTAMDWLADNSASTNHILGFPFTEHGLQLGVEASLRALARVAPTQAHRYALVDLANSVRPTSTF from the coding sequence ATGGCCGGCATCGAAGAATTCGACGACGAGGGCCCGGGCACCCAACCGGCCAGCTTCGACGACATGGGCATGGATTCGGTGTCGACGGTGCGCCCGATGGCGACGCAGGCCGTGTTCCGTCCGCAGTTCGACGATGACGACGACGGCATGTCGGCGGGCACCGGCGACACCGAACCGCAGGACCATTCGACGACGACAAGGGCGCTGTCGCGCACCCGGCGCCTGGGCGGCGGCCTCGTGGAGATCCCGCGCGTGCCCGCCAAGGATCCGCTCGAAGCGTTGATGACCAATCCCGTTGTCGCCGAGTCGAAACGGTTCTGCTGGAACTGCGGCCGCCCGGTCGGCCGGTCACACGGCGGCGCCCCTGCCCAGTCGGAAGGCGAGTGCCCCCACTGCGGTAGCCCGTATTCGTTTCTGCCGCAGCTGAATCCGGGCGACATGGTCGCCGACCAGTACGAGATCAAGGGGTGTATCGCGCACGGCGGCCTGGGTTGGGTCTACCTGGCCTTCGATCACAACGTCAACGAACGTCCGGTCGTGCTCAAGGGTCTGGTGCACTCCGGCGACGCCGAGGCGCAGAAGATCGCGATGGCCGAGCGGCAGTTCCTGGCCGAGGTCACCCATCCCGGCATCGTGAAGATCTACAACTTCGTCGAGCACGCCGACAAGCACGGCAACCCCGTCGGTTACATCGTGATGGAGTACGTCGGCGGCACGTCGCTCAAGCAGGCGAAGGGCGAGAAGCTGCCGGTCGCCCAGGCCATCGGGTACATGCTCGAAATCCTGCCCTCCATGGGGTATCTGCACTCGATCGGGCTCACCTACAACGACCTCAAACCCGAGAACATCATGATCACCGAGGAGCAGCTCAAGCTCATCGACCTCGGCGCGGTGTCGACGATCAACTCGTTCGGCTACCTCTACGGCACGCCGGGCTACCAGGCACCCGAGATCGTGCGCACCGGGCCGACCGTCGCGACCGACATCTACACCGTCGGGCGCACGCTGGCGTCGCTGACGCTGAAGCTGCGCACCCGCAAGGGCCGCTATGTCGACGGCCTACCCGAAGACGATCCGGTGCTCGCCGAGTACGACTCGTTCGGCCGTGTGCTACGCCGGGCGATCGACCCGGACCCGCGGCGCCGGTTCGGCAGCGCTGACGAGATGTCCGGACAGCTACTCGGCGTGCTGCGCGAGGTCGTCGCCAAGGACACCGGATCACCGAAACCCGGTCTGTCGACGGTTTTCTCGCCGACCCGCTCGACGTTCGGCATCGACCTGCTGGTTGCCCACACCGATGTCTATCTCGACGGTCAGGTGCACTCCGAGCGGCTGACCGCGCAGGAGATCGTCAAGGCGCTGCCGGTTCCACTGGTGGACCCCACCGATGTCGGGGCGCCGGTGTTGTCGGCCAGCGTGGTCAGCCAGCCCGTGCAGACGCTCGACCAGTTGCGGGCGGCGCGCCACGGCGCACTGGACTCCGAGGGCATCGACCTGTCGAATTCGGTTGAGCTGCCGCTGATGGAGGTGCGCGCCCTGCTCGACCTCGGCGACGTGGCCAAAGCCACCCGCAAGCTCGAAGACCTCGCGGAACGGGCCGGCTGGGCATGGCGGATGGTCTGGTTCAAGGCCGTCTCCGAGCTCCTGACGGCCGATTATGACTCGGCGACAAAGCATTTCACCGAGGTGCTCGACACCATGCCCGGCGAGCTGGCGCCGAAGCTGGCGCTGGCGGCCACCGCCGAACTGGCCGGAGCCGCTGACGCCGGCAAGTTCTACAACACCGTGTGGTCCACGGACAACGGGGTGATCTCGGCCGGTTTCGGGCTGGCCCGCGCGCAGTCGGCCGCCGGTGAGCGCGACGCCGCCGTGAAGACCCTCGACAAGGTGCCTGCGATGTCGCGGCACTTCACCACCGCCCGGCTCACCAGCGCGGTGACGCTGCTGTCGGGTCGGTCATCGAGCGAGATCACCGAACAGCAGATCCGCGATGCGGCCCGCCGGGTGGAGGCGCTGCCCGACACCGAGCCGCGGGTGCTTCAGATCCGCGCGCTGGTGCTCGGCACCGCGATGGACTGGCTCGCCGACAACTCCGCGAGCACCAACCACATCCTGGGCTTCCCGTTCACCGAGCACGGGTTGCAGCTCGGCGTGGAGGCGTCGCTGCGCGCGCTGGCGAGGGTGGCTCCTACCCAGGCGCACCGCTACGCGCTGGTCGACCTCGCCAACAGCGTCCGGCCGACCAGCACGTTCTGA
- a CDS encoding group I truncated hemoglobin has protein sequence MTSIYDRIGGHEALETVVDDFYRRVLDDDQLRGFFSGTHMPRLKGKQVEFFAAALGGPLPYTGASMRQVHQGRGITMHHFELVAGHLAASLAAAGVPGETTAEILSAIAPLSADITSPSVA, from the coding sequence ATGACATCCATCTACGACCGGATCGGCGGCCACGAAGCCCTCGAGACCGTGGTCGACGATTTTTACCGCCGCGTGCTCGACGACGACCAGCTGCGCGGCTTCTTCAGCGGCACGCACATGCCGCGGCTGAAGGGCAAGCAGGTCGAGTTCTTCGCGGCGGCGCTCGGCGGGCCGCTGCCCTACACCGGTGCCTCGATGCGCCAGGTGCACCAGGGCCGCGGCATCACCATGCACCACTTCGAGCTGGTTGCCGGCCACCTTGCCGCGAGTCTGGCCGCGGCCGGCGTGCCCGGCGAAACGACCGCCGAAATCCTGTCGGCGATCGCGCCGTTGAGCGCGGACATCACCTCGCCGAGCGTGGCCTGA
- a CDS encoding STAS domain-containing protein, whose product MFRPDPRTVDQCERHHRGSFSATRTHNWTVVVTVGGEVDAANSRALATYVEGQVAGARRLLIDLRLVDFFGTAGFAALHYINVICARNGIDWEVRCGRQVRRLLAICDPAGTLPLEKTRSLLDDIGASAGDRKLLVSRNN is encoded by the coding sequence GTGTTTCGTCCCGACCCCCGGACGGTCGACCAGTGCGAACGTCATCACCGGGGCAGCTTCTCTGCGACCCGCACGCACAACTGGACCGTGGTCGTCACCGTCGGCGGCGAGGTCGACGCGGCCAACAGCCGGGCCCTCGCGACGTATGTCGAAGGCCAGGTCGCCGGCGCCCGCCGGTTGCTCATCGATCTGCGGTTGGTCGATTTCTTCGGCACGGCCGGATTCGCCGCGCTGCACTACATCAACGTGATCTGCGCGCGCAACGGCATCGACTGGGAGGTGCGGTGCGGCAGGCAGGTTCGGCGATTGCTGGCGATCTGCGACCCGGCCGGCACGCTGCCCCTCGAGAAGACCCGCTCACTGCTCGATGACATCGGCGCAAGCGCGGGCGATCGCAAGCTCCTCGTCAGTCGGAACAACTAG
- a CDS encoding acetate kinase, whose translation MNRNVLVLNSGSSSLKYAVVDADSGDTVADGIVERIGDSEVTDHAAALQVVFDELADDMDRLVAVGHRVVHGGPDIYRPTLVDDALIAKIEQLSPLAPLHNPPALQGIEVARKALPQLPHVAVFDTAFFHDLPAAAATYAIDREVAERWDVRRYGFHGTSHQYVSEQAARFLGAPLDSLRQIVLHLGNGASASAIAGGRPVDTSMGLTPMEGLVMGTRSGDIDPGALVYLWRTAGMSVEDIEDMLNRRSGVRGLGGEIDFRILHQRIDAGDAQARQAYEVYIHRLRKYIGAYLALLGGADVITFTAGVGENDAEVRRDALTGLTALGVELDEQLNSSPDRAARRISTEASPTTVLVVPTDEELAIARACADVIEQ comes from the coding sequence GTGAACCGCAACGTGCTGGTGCTGAACTCCGGCTCGTCGTCGCTGAAATACGCCGTCGTGGACGCCGATTCGGGCGACACGGTGGCCGACGGGATCGTCGAACGCATCGGCGACAGCGAGGTCACCGACCACGCCGCCGCGCTGCAGGTCGTTTTCGACGAGTTGGCCGACGACATGGACCGCCTCGTCGCCGTCGGCCACCGGGTGGTGCACGGTGGTCCGGACATCTACCGGCCGACGCTCGTCGACGACGCGCTCATCGCCAAGATCGAACAGCTGTCCCCCCTTGCGCCGCTGCACAATCCGCCTGCATTACAGGGCATCGAGGTGGCGCGCAAGGCGCTGCCGCAGCTGCCGCACGTCGCGGTCTTCGACACCGCGTTCTTCCACGATCTACCGGCCGCGGCGGCGACGTACGCGATCGACCGGGAGGTGGCCGAGCGGTGGGATGTGCGCCGCTACGGTTTCCACGGCACGTCGCACCAGTACGTCAGCGAGCAGGCCGCGCGCTTTCTCGGCGCACCGCTGGACTCGTTGCGCCAGATCGTGCTGCACCTGGGCAACGGCGCGTCCGCGTCCGCGATCGCCGGCGGCCGCCCGGTGGACACGTCGATGGGGTTGACCCCGATGGAAGGCCTGGTGATGGGCACCCGCTCGGGCGACATCGATCCGGGTGCGCTCGTCTACCTCTGGCGGACCGCGGGGATGAGCGTCGAGGACATCGAGGACATGCTCAACCGGCGCTCAGGGGTCCGCGGGCTGGGCGGCGAGATCGACTTTCGGATCCTGCATCAGCGCATCGACGCCGGCGACGCGCAGGCGCGTCAGGCTTACGAGGTGTACATCCACCGGTTGCGCAAGTACATCGGCGCCTACCTCGCGCTGCTGGGAGGTGCCGACGTCATCACGTTCACCGCGGGGGTGGGGGAGAACGACGCCGAGGTGCGCCGCGACGCGTTGACCGGCCTGACCGCGCTGGGCGTCGAACTCGACGAGCAGCTCAACTCGAGCCCGGACCGCGCCGCCCGCCGCATCTCGACGGAGGCGTCGCCGACGACGGTGCTAGTTGTTCCGACTGACGAGGAGCTTGCGATCGCCCGCGCTTGCGCCGATGTCATCGAGCAGTGA
- the pta gene encoding phosphate acetyltransferase codes for MSETPKNGPWSSREGAFAIYVASPEGDTGKSTIALGVLDRLTATVAKVGVFRPITRLGEDRDYILELLLDHSTAGLPYEDCVGVGYEQLHDNPDGALGDIVDRYHRVADQCDAVLIVGSDYTDVAAPSELSTNARIAANLGAPIVLAVKAKDRSPEQVAHIVDICLDEIATQHAHTAAVVANRCDPAAPAAVAEALKGFGPTCYALPEEPLLVAPSVAELQQAVEGTVVGGDTALLSREAMGVLVAGMTAEHVLERLTEGVAVITPGDRSDVVLAVLSAHVAEGFPSLSCLILNGGLELHPAIATLVAGLGLRVPIIATPFGTFETASRVAAARGRVTSTSLRKIDTALSLMDTYVDTADLLNRLSIPIPSVVTPQMFTYQLLDWARSDRKHIVLPEGDDDRILTAAGRLLQRGVADLTILGDEAQIRPRAAELGVDLSGAAVIDPKTSDLCDKFAEQYAELRKHKGVTVEQAREIIHDVSYFGTMLVHNDMVDGMVSGARHTTAHTVRPAFEIIRTSSGVSTVSSIFLMCLADRVLAYGDCAIVPDPTAEQLADIAISSAATAARFGIEPRVAMLSYSTGTSGTGADVDKVRAATDLVRQREPDLLVDGPIQYDAAVEPSVAKSKMPDSKVAGQATVLIFPDLNTGNNTYKAVQRSAGAIAIGPVLQGLKKPVNDLSRGALVEDIVNTVAITAIQAQSL; via the coding sequence GTGTCGGAGACGCCCAAGAACGGTCCGTGGTCGTCGCGTGAGGGGGCCTTCGCGATCTACGTCGCATCGCCCGAGGGCGACACCGGTAAGTCGACGATCGCGCTGGGCGTCCTGGACCGGCTGACGGCCACCGTCGCCAAAGTGGGTGTGTTCCGTCCCATCACCCGCCTCGGCGAGGACCGCGACTACATCCTCGAGCTGCTGCTCGACCACAGCACCGCCGGCCTGCCGTACGAGGACTGCGTGGGTGTGGGCTACGAACAGCTGCACGACAATCCCGACGGCGCGCTCGGCGACATCGTCGACCGCTACCACCGCGTGGCCGACCAGTGTGACGCGGTGCTGATCGTCGGCAGCGACTACACCGACGTCGCCGCGCCGTCGGAACTGTCGACCAATGCCCGCATCGCGGCCAACCTCGGCGCGCCGATCGTGCTGGCGGTGAAGGCCAAGGATCGCAGTCCCGAGCAGGTCGCCCACATCGTCGACATCTGCCTGGATGAGATCGCCACCCAGCATGCGCACACCGCCGCCGTCGTCGCCAACCGCTGCGACCCCGCGGCACCGGCCGCGGTCGCCGAGGCGCTCAAGGGCTTCGGGCCCACCTGTTACGCGCTTCCCGAGGAACCGCTGCTGGTGGCGCCGTCGGTCGCCGAACTGCAGCAGGCCGTCGAGGGTACCGTGGTCGGCGGCGACACCGCGCTGTTGTCGCGCGAGGCTATGGGCGTACTGGTGGCCGGGATGACCGCCGAACACGTGCTCGAGCGCCTCACCGAGGGAGTCGCGGTGATCACCCCCGGCGACCGGTCCGACGTCGTGCTCGCCGTGCTCAGCGCCCATGTCGCCGAAGGGTTTCCATCGCTGTCGTGCCTCATCCTCAACGGCGGGCTCGAACTGCACCCGGCGATCGCGACCCTGGTCGCGGGACTGGGGCTGCGGGTGCCGATCATCGCGACGCCGTTCGGCACCTTCGAGACCGCCAGCCGGGTCGCCGCGGCGCGGGGGCGGGTGACCTCGACATCGCTGCGCAAGATCGACACCGCGCTGTCGCTGATGGACACCTACGTCGACACCGCAGACCTGTTGAACCGGTTGTCGATCCCGATTCCGTCCGTGGTCACCCCGCAGATGTTCACCTACCAGCTGCTGGACTGGGCGAGGTCGGACCGCAAGCACATCGTGCTGCCGGAGGGCGACGATGACAGAATCCTGACCGCGGCCGGTCGGCTGCTGCAGCGCGGCGTCGCCGACCTGACCATCCTCGGCGATGAAGCCCAGATCCGGCCGCGCGCAGCCGAACTGGGTGTCGACCTGTCCGGCGCCGCGGTGATCGACCCGAAGACCAGCGATCTGTGTGACAAGTTCGCCGAACAGTACGCCGAGTTGCGCAAGCACAAGGGCGTCACGGTCGAGCAGGCCCGCGAGATCATCCATGACGTCTCGTATTTCGGCACGATGCTGGTGCACAACGACATGGTCGACGGAATGGTGTCCGGCGCCCGGCACACCACCGCCCACACCGTGCGGCCCGCCTTCGAGATCATCCGGACGTCGTCGGGGGTCTCCACCGTGTCGAGCATCTTTCTGATGTGCCTCGCCGACCGGGTGCTCGCCTACGGCGACTGCGCGATCGTGCCGGATCCGACCGCAGAACAACTGGCCGACATCGCGATCTCCTCGGCCGCCACCGCCGCCCGCTTCGGCATCGAACCCCGCGTGGCGATGCTGTCGTACTCGACGGGTACCAGCGGTACCGGCGCCGATGTCGACAAGGTTCGCGCCGCAACCGATCTGGTGCGCCAACGCGAACCCGACCTGCTCGTCGACGGGCCCATCCAGTACGACGCCGCGGTGGAACCGTCGGTCGCCAAGTCGAAGATGCCGGACTCGAAGGTCGCCGGGCAGGCGACGGTGCTGATCTTCCCGGACCTCAACACCGGCAACAACACCTACAAGGCGGTGCAGCGCAGTGCGGGCGCCATCGCGATCGGCCCGGTGCTGCAGGGGCTGAAGAAGCCGGTCAACGACCTGTCGCGCGGTGCGCTGGTCGAAGACATCGTCAACACGGTGGCCATCACCGCGATACAGGCGCAGAGCCTGTGA
- a CDS encoding LLM class F420-dependent oxidoreductase, producing the protein MRFGVCTFITDEGLRPDELAAALEQRGFDSLFVSEHTHYPVAAPAPPDTDMPARDYLRSMDPFVALTAAAAATRRLSLGTGIALVVQRDPLTLAKQVASLDVLSGGRLRLGVGAGWLREEMANHGTDPKTRMALMRERVLAMKQIWTQERAEFHGQFVDFDPVYSWPKPAQKPHVPVLVGGNGPTVFDRVLEYGDGWAPNLLGPPESLVADIAELRRRADAAGRGHVPVTLIGADRRGFTGRAGPIDPLSAGELSVLAEGGVDECVFFRDAGQDRGAALRFLDRLAELTEEFRDPLVRGAG; encoded by the coding sequence ATGCGGTTCGGCGTGTGCACATTCATCACCGATGAGGGCCTGCGGCCCGACGAACTCGCCGCCGCGCTCGAGCAGCGCGGGTTCGACTCGCTGTTCGTCAGTGAGCACACGCACTATCCCGTCGCGGCGCCCGCCCCGCCCGACACGGACATGCCGGCGCGCGACTATCTGCGCTCGATGGACCCGTTCGTCGCGTTGACCGCGGCGGCCGCGGCCACCCGGCGGCTGTCGCTGGGGACCGGTATCGCGCTGGTCGTGCAGCGTGACCCGCTGACGCTGGCCAAGCAGGTGGCGTCCCTCGACGTCCTGTCCGGCGGCCGCCTGAGACTGGGCGTGGGCGCGGGGTGGTTGCGTGAGGAGATGGCCAACCACGGCACCGACCCGAAGACCAGGATGGCCTTGATGCGGGAACGGGTGCTGGCCATGAAGCAGATCTGGACGCAGGAGCGCGCCGAGTTCCACGGCCAGTTCGTCGACTTCGACCCGGTCTACTCGTGGCCCAAGCCCGCGCAGAAGCCGCATGTTCCCGTCCTCGTCGGCGGTAACGGCCCGACGGTGTTCGACCGGGTGCTGGAATACGGCGACGGATGGGCGCCCAACCTGTTGGGGCCGCCGGAGTCGCTGGTCGCCGACATCGCCGAACTGCGCCGCCGCGCCGACGCGGCCGGGCGCGGTCACGTCCCCGTGACGCTCATCGGCGCCGACCGGCGCGGGTTCACCGGGCGCGCGGGGCCGATCGATCCGCTCAGCGCGGGGGAGCTCTCGGTGCTCGCCGAAGGCGGCGTCGACGAATGCGTGTTCTTCCGGGATGCCGGCCAGGACCGCGGCGCCGCGCTGAGGTTCCTCGACCGCCTCGCCGAGTTGACCGAGGAGTTCCGGGATCCGCTGGTGCGCGGGGCGGGATGA